A window of the Trichoderma asperellum chromosome 4, complete sequence genome harbors these coding sequences:
- a CDS encoding uncharacterized protein (TransMembrane:1 (i120-143o)~BUSCO:EOG092D4J2E), with amino-acid sequence MIRAALQSRMPFRQAKAAPVQNGTLKDVWTRLFSSQPVTKSQSGNSVGNTSWRRLQSFQPLGGAMRHGAPMRPTARIADSFARGTPKRNFVFSAWRRNTAQGAKKSLSIRERFKKLSREYGWSAVGVYFALSVLDFPFCFLFVRLVGTERIGQLEHYVVSAVAKVIPESVRMKWNEWRHSLKNEEKSHLGSNDISESVEMAGWGVEHAQERNKEEASLATQLALAYAIHKSFIFLRVPLTAAVTPKVVKVLRGWGWDIGKRTPRP; translated from the exons ATGATCCGAGCGGCGCTTCAATCGAGAATGCCTTTTCGGCAGGCCAAGGCCGCGCCGGTACAAAACGGCACGCTGAAGGACGTCTGGACAAGGCTATTCTCGTCACAACCGGTGACAAAGTCTCAGAGTGGCAACAGCGTCGGCAACACATCATGGAGGAGACTACAGTCATTTCAACCCTTGGGAGGAGCGATGCGCCACGGCGCTCCAATGCGACCAACTGCCAGGATAGCTGACAGCTTCGCGAGAGGAACACCGAAGCGGAACTTTGTATTCTCGGCGTGGAGGCGCAATACTGCGCAGGGGGCCAAGAAGAGTCTATCGATTAGGGAGAGattcaagaagctctccaGAGAGTATGGGTGGTCGGCCGTAGGCGTCTACTTTGCGCTCAGTGTGCTGGATTTCCcgttctgcttcctcttcgtgAGGTTGGTCGGAACAGAAAGGATAG GCCAACTCGAGCATTATGTTGTATCGGCTGTCGCAAAGGTCATCCCGGAATCAGTTCGGATGAAGTGGAATGAATGGAGACACTCTCTCAAAAACGAAGAGAAAAGCCATCTAGGCAGCAACGACATCAGCGAAAGTGTGGAAATGGCAGGCTGGGGCGTTGAGCATGCGCAGGAAcgcaacaaagaagaagcca GCCTGGCAACGCAGCTAGCGCTCGCATATGCTATCCACAagagcttcatcttcctccgaGTACCGTTAACCGCGGCGGTAACGCCCAAGGTAGTGAAGGTGCTTCGAGGCTGGGGCTGGGATATTGGAAAAAGGACCCCACGACCATGA
- a CDS encoding uncharacterized protein (EggNog:ENOG41), with product MTPPIRTYGKKRSAIGPLGSRSRPKTSTDLSPAKKSDPPSPSVNACCETMTQTTQSQDNSQPTSIERIASALLDDSSSELPEEEAIQQTEKDLLDASTSTPPVLEDITSEVGEQRICSHSPTSSKDRASSSSRGYRPGAPRIQKPSPNNRFAKSSRPRRSSTSSPKRKDCSLIRPLTSPLRNSASRSSYIIVKDSEAICLLPHNVMDGAPRILLQGEMADEKCAMVTNPDDIQEKICAMLAATDALKPSSSQPRKSPISKMSRMTPSRMLAKVSSAWDRLQVKSSSSGSKPRSKLTKQPIQEDIDGPLTSHPVFSSPVIRRTPLIDAIEIRLNEGDNLNRKKVQQMVGGCVPRKPVANDGKALRSGRSIDDPFAEPALLHSPKMIENHANLKVMIGSNRTSLLIIDPFEAERGFDSNLEDGILSSSPVCASTPRIHLHRVQTPTMDDSLDEQCSKLPTQTSLEKMTTDLTTVYQSQEVVSLKKTPSQSGHMRPLPNTDRVKVGLMRDKPSLDACATKWTKKHPSPSKRDLEELEIAFRCYSELKKRGIGEEADELAAHYSPSSRYLSPRDTNRMMVVREEGTKPVSAWADQSPARAQARRPIDDLRGHHIRLAPPYRPMIPQSDETDELL from the exons ATGACACCTCCAATCCGTACTtatggaaagaagagaagtgcGATTGGTCCCTTGGGTTCACGCAGTCGACCCAAGACTTCGACTGATCTGTCGCCAGCTAAGAAATCAG ATCCTCCTTCGCCGTCTGTAAACGCCTGCTGCGAGACCATGACGCAAACTACTCAGAGTCAAGATAATAGCCAGCCAACCAGCATCGAGAGAATTGCAAGTGCTTTACTCGACGACAGCAGTTCAGAGctgccagaagaagaggccataCAACAAACGGAGAAAGACCTTCTGGACGCTTCAACTTCTACTCCTCCGGTTCTTGAGGACATTACGTCAGAAGTTGGAGAACAACGCATCTGCTCTCATTCACCAACTTCATCCAAAGATAGGGCATCTAGCAGCAGTCGAGGCTATCGACCCGGCGCTCCGCGAATTCAGAAACCTTCCCCCAACAACAGATTTGCGAAGTCTTCCAGGCCACGACGAAGCTCAACTTCGTCTCCTAAACGAAAAGACTGCAGTTTGATCCGACCCCTGACGAGCCCCTTGAGAAACTCGGCTAGCCGTTCCTCATATATCATCGTGAAAGACTCAGAGGCAATTTGCCTTCTTCCGCACAACGTTATGGATGGAGCTCCGAGAATCCTCCTTCAAGGCGAGATGGCCGATGAGAAGTGTGCGATGGTAACCAATCCCGATGATATTCAGGAAAAGATATGTGCCATGTTGGCGGCCACAGATGCTCTGAAGCCGTCGTCTTCTCAGCCACGCAAGTCACCTATTTCCAAGATGTCTCGTATGACTCCCTCGCGAATGTTGGCCAAGGTATCAAGTGCATGGGACCGGTTGCAGGTCAAGTCGTCTAGTTCGGGATCCAAACCGCGTTCCAAGCTCACGAAGCAGCCAATTCAGGAAGATATTGATGGTCCTTTAACTTCACATCCTGTGTTTTCCTCTCCCGTCATACGCAGGACACCTCTGATTGATGCTATTGAAATTCGTCTCAACGAGGGTGACAACCTCAACAGAAAGAAGGTCCAGCAAATGGTGGGTGGCTGCGTGCCTCGCAAACCTGTCGCCAATGACGGAAAGGCTCTCAGGAGTGGCCGATCCATAGATGACCCTTTTGCCGAACCTGCTCTGCTACACAGCCCAAAGATGATTGAAAATCATGCGAATCTGAAGGTTATGATTGGATCCAACAGAACTTCTCTGCTCATCATTGATCCATTCGAGGCTGAGAGGGGATTTGACAGTAACCTCGAAGACGGGATTTTGAGCTCTTCCCCGGTCTGCGCATCAACGCCTCggattcatcttcatcgagTTCAAACGCCTACGATGGATGATAGCCTCGATGAACAATGCTCGAAGCTGCCGACTCAGACGAGCCTAGAGAAAATGACGACAGACTTGACGACTGTATATCAATCCCAAGAAGTTGTGTCGCTCAAGAAAACTCCAAGCCAAAGTGGGCATATGCGGCCTCTGCCAAATACTGACCGCGTCAAGGTTGGATTGATGCGAGACAAGCCTTCTTTGGATGCATGCGCCACAAAGTGGACAAAGAAACACCCATCCCCTAGCAAGCGAGATTTGGAAGAGCTTGAAATAGCTTTTCGATGCTATAGCGAGCTCAAGAAGCGTGGAATAGGCGAAGAAGCAGATGAGCTTGCCGCGCACTATTCACCCTCTTCCCGATATTTATCCCCTAGGGACACGAACAGAATGATGGTAGTCCGTGAAGAGGGCACAAAGCCTGTGTCTGCCTGGGCAGATCAATCCCCTGCCAGAGCTCAAGCACGGCGCCCAATTGACGACCTGAGAGGCCATCACATTCGTCTTGCCCCCCCTTATCGGCCGATGATTCCACAGTCTGACGAGACTGACGAGCTGTTATAA
- a CDS encoding uncharacterized protein (EggNog:ENOG41), with product MPLTRRHHHTTTTTTSRPYRRSIFSRRAPRVHHQRKPTLKDKVSGALTRLKGSLTHRPGVKAAGTRRMRGTDGRGSHRSRRFW from the exons ATGCCGTTGACCCGTCGCCACCACCACACAACAACCACAACCACCTCGCGGCCCTATCgccgcagcatcttctctcgCCGCGCTCCCCGCGTGCATCACCAGCGCAAACCGACTCTCAAGGACAAAGTCAGCGGCGCACTTACAAGGCTAAAGGGAAGCCTGACTCACCGTCCTGGAGTAAAG GCTGCCGGAACTCGCAGAATGCGAGGCACAGATGGACGTGGATCGCACCGCTCTAGACGCTTTTGGTAG
- a CDS encoding uncharacterized protein (EggNog:ENOG41), with translation MPSTAELDALVKTRVTDPIPPETLFPILSAAPFVPSKSLINARDIGAVPGSNIPAGRIFRCGTLQYASQDPDALAWIAANVRRIFDLRKPDEVARGPDPEIAGVDNVWRAAARDYQTPSLAEFAKGDGSDAWRDQYMAVALSYAPTYKAVLEHIRDTPAEPFLFHCTAGRDRTGVLAGLLHHLAGTATDDAVRDYMLSRIGTEVARDKLIHFAQESVGTTDMETPGFYNLVELRPQYWSAFVQGITERYGGWDGYVTKELGLSEEDLNTVKKNIRS, from the exons ATGCCTTCCACCGCCGAGCTCGACGCCCTCGTCAAGACCCGCGTCACCGACCCCATCCCGCCCGAGACGCTCTTCCCCATCCTCTCCGCGGCGCCCTTCGTGCCGTCCAAGTCGCTCATCAACGCCCGCGACATCGGCGCCGTGCCCGGCAGCAACATCCCCGCCGGCCGCATCTTCCGCTGCGGCACCCTGCAGTACGCCAGCCAGGACCCCGACGCCCTGGCCTGGATCGCGGCCAACGTGCGCCGCATCTTCGACCTGCGCAAGCCCGACGAGGTGGCGCGCGGGCCCGACCCGGAGATTGCTGGCGTCGACAACGTGTGGCGGGCCGCCGCGAGAGACTACCAGACGCCGAGCCTGGCCGAGTTCGCAAAGGGCGACGGCAGCGACGCCTGGAGGGACCAGTACATGGCCGTCGCGCTGAGCTATGCGCCGACGTACAAGGCCGTGCTCGAGCACATCCGGGACACGCCCGCCGAGCCGTTCCTCTTCCACTGCACAG CCGGCCGCGATCGTACTGGCGTTCTCGCCGGTCTGCTCCACCACCTCGCCGGCACGGCCACCGACGACGCCGTCCGCGACTACATGCTCTCCCGCATCGGCACCGAAGTAGCCCGCGACAAGCTCATCCACTTTGCCCAGGAGAGCGTCGGCACCACCGACATGGAGACGCCCGGCTTCTACAACCTCGTCGAGCTGCGGCCGCAGTACTGGAGCGCGTTTGTCCAAGGCATTACGGAGCGCTATGGCGGCTGGGACGGCTACGTCACCAAGGAGCTGGGGCTGTCGGAGGAGGACCTCAACACTGTGAAGAAGAACATTCGCTCCTAG
- a CDS encoding uncharacterized protein (EggNog:ENOG41~SECRETED:SignalP(1-22)~TransMembrane:1 (o6-25i)): protein MAPSPLVRWGSLISAIVAVVLAYSYQQQHPFLFADVGHALPVYCYSSVRTHDGQQPSADCFSVQDGAFAGVWARDSDQAPLGVKEAHVTVSDGHVIPGLWDGHGHLLQYGEFLHSVDLFGSQSLDEVRHRIKAYLAANPEAGTEKHWLRGVGWDQSAFGRMPTADDIEQDDQLKGIFMMLDRIDVHCAWVSQSVLNLLPDEIPNVPGGEIIRDPGPGVFCDNAMDMIMDLWPKPGAQQKTQAVLSAMRELNKVGLVGMHDAGVTAENARLYSELASSSPDWTVRVYGMLECAKRNTFCPEDAPVMSHQDAKFTLRSVKLFADGALGSWGSAMLEPYTDHPWTSGSLLINASALTQVTKSWASKGFQVNIHAIGDLANRNAIDAFQAALEQQCGRDGDHHHLAECQSRHRFRIEHSQIIHPDDQKRIHAMGIIPSIQPTHATSDMKYAEQRLGPERTRSEAYRMKSLLDTNPVLGSDFPVEPPNPFQGIYAAVTRKSPHTGLGPDPETPSKGWHTEEALSLDEALLGFTRNVAYGAFLEHSAGIIRRGSFADWVVLDEPLEDMNVEKIRTLKVRETWVGGRRVYSRDEEA, encoded by the exons atggctccATCGCCGCTCGTACGCTGGGGCTCCCTCATCTCGGCCATTGTCGCCGTCGTTCTGGCTTATtcgtaccagcagcagcacccgtTTCTTTTCGCCGACGTCGGCCATGCCCTCCCCGTGTACTGCTACAGCAGCGTCAGGACACATGACGGCCAGCAGCCATCGGCGGACTGCTTCTCGGTCCAGGACGGGGCCTTTGCCGGCGTCTGGGCCCGGGACAGCGACCAGGCGCCGCTTGGAGTGAAAGAGGCCCATGTCACCGTCTCGGACGGGCATGTCATCCCGGGGCTGTGGgacggccatggccatctgcTGCAGTACGGCGAGTTTCTTCACTCGGTGGATCTCTTTGGGTCGCAGTCGCTGGACGAGGTGAGGCATCGGATCAAGGCGTATCTTGCTGCAAACCCGGAGGCGGGCACCGAGAAACATTGGCTTCGGGGCGTGGGATGGGACCAATCTGCGTTTGGGAGAATGCCTACAGCT GACGACATTGAGCAAGACGATCAGCTCAAGGGCATCTTCATGATGCTCGACAGAATCGACGTCCACTGCGCCTGGGTCTCCCAGTCAGTCCTCAACCTCCTCCCAGACGAAATCCCCAACGTCCCCGGAGGTGAGATCATCCGCGATCCCGGCCCCGGCGTCTTCTGTGACAACGCCATGGACATGATCATGGATCTGTGGCCGAAGCCCGGCGCTCAGCAAAAAACCCAGGCCGTCCTCTCCGCCATGAGAGAGCTCAACAAGGTCGGCTTGGTGGGCATGCACGACGCCGGCGTGACTGCAGAAAACGCCAGGCTGTACTCGGAACTGGCCTCTTCGTCTCCGGACTGGACGGTTCGGGTCTACGGCATGTTGGAGTGTGCAAAGAGAAACACCTTTTGCCCCGAGGACGCCCCCGTGATGTCTCACCAAGACGCCAAATTCACACTGAGGAGCGTCAAACTGTTTGCCG ACGGAGCCCTAGGAAGCTGGGGAAGCGCCATGCTCGAGCCCTACACCGACCACCCCTGGACCTCCGGCTCCCTCCTCATCAACGCCTCCGCCCTCACCCAAGTCACAAAGTCCTGGGCCAGCAAAGGCTTCCAAGTCAACATCCACGCCATCGGCGATCTCGCCAACCGCAACGCCATCGACGCCTTCCAAGCGGCCCTCGAGCAGCAATGCGGACGAGACGGggaccaccaccacctcgccGAGTGCCAGTCCAGACACCGCTTCCGCATCGAGCACTCCCAGATCATCCATCCCGACGACCAGAAACGCATCCACGCAATGGGCATCATCCCCTCCATCCAGCCCACGCACGCAACCTCCGACATGAAGTACGCCGAGCAGAGACTCGGTCCTGAGCGCACCCGCAGCGAGGCCTATCGCATGAAATCTCTCCTCGACACCAACCCTGTCCTTGGCAGTGATTTCCCCGTCGAGCCGCCCAACCCGTTCCAAGGAATCTACGCAGCCGTGACGAGGAAAAGTCCACACACTGGACTCGGACCAGACCCGGAAACCCCTTCTAAGGGATGGCACACAGAAGAGGCTCTCAGCTTGGATGAAGCTCTTCTGGGGTTCACGCGAAATGTTGCCTACGGAGCCTTCTTGGAGCATAGCGCAGGCATCATCAGGAGAGGCTCGTTTGCGGACTGGGTTGTGCTTGATGAGCCGCTGGAAGACATGAACGTCGAGAAGATTAGGACCCTCAAAGTAAGGGAGACCTGGGTGGGGGGCAGAAGGGTGTATTCACGGGATGAAGAAGCTTAA